One Streptosporangium sp. NBC_01495 DNA window includes the following coding sequences:
- a CDS encoding SGNH/GDSL hydrolase family protein — translation MIWTPGTARVARRVAAAAALGGGGLTALGAATYGLLLAEALVARRAVGRPHGMEGPPSDGVYGAFGGEPVRMVMLGDSTSVGLGTSDPAETPAVLIAGGLAVIAERPVRLTVAGRSGATSAELGEQVDEALRARPEIAVIFIGANDVTSQSRPAHAVRHLQKAVRRLREAGAEVVVGTCPDLGTVRPIAQPLRWVTRRWSRQLAAAQTVAVVEAGGRTVAFADLLGPEFDANPAEMFGLDRYHPSAQGYLQIAYAVLPSVCSALELWPEPRARRAESIYLAAAKAAEEPGAEVSATRVAGRATGPHGRWVTMLGRRPWMRPNDA, via the coding sequence GTGATCTGGACACCGGGTACGGCGAGAGTCGCCCGCCGCGTCGCCGCGGCGGCCGCGCTGGGCGGAGGGGGCCTCACCGCGCTCGGCGCGGCGACCTACGGCCTGCTGCTGGCCGAGGCCCTGGTGGCCCGCCGCGCCGTCGGCCGCCCGCACGGCATGGAGGGTCCGCCATCGGACGGGGTGTACGGGGCCTTCGGCGGCGAGCCCGTCAGGATGGTCATGCTCGGCGACTCCACCTCCGTCGGCCTGGGCACCTCCGACCCCGCGGAGACGCCCGCCGTACTGATCGCCGGCGGGCTGGCCGTGATCGCCGAGCGGCCGGTGCGGCTGACCGTGGCGGGCAGGTCGGGAGCGACCTCCGCGGAGCTGGGCGAGCAGGTGGACGAGGCGCTGAGGGCCCGGCCCGAGATCGCGGTCATCTTCATCGGGGCCAACGACGTCACCTCGCAGAGCAGGCCGGCCCACGCCGTACGGCACCTGCAGAAGGCGGTCAGGCGGCTGCGGGAGGCGGGGGCGGAGGTGGTCGTGGGCACCTGCCCCGACCTGGGCACGGTCCGGCCGATCGCGCAGCCGCTGCGCTGGGTGACGCGGCGGTGGAGCCGCCAGCTGGCCGCCGCGCAGACCGTCGCCGTGGTCGAGGCGGGCGGGCGGACGGTGGCCTTCGCCGACCTGCTGGGACCGGAGTTCGACGCCAACCCCGCGGAGATGTTCGGCCTTGATCGTTATCACCCATCTGCTCAAGGTTATCTCCAGATTGCTTACGCGGTGCTACCTTCCGTATGCAGTGCGTTGGAACTCTGGCCCGAGCCCCGGGCCCGGCGCGCTGAGTCGATCTACCTCGCGGCGGCCAAGGCCGCGGAGGAGCCCGGCGCCGAGGTCTCCGCGACCCGTGTCGCCGGACGAGCGACCGGACCTCACGGACGGTGGGTGACCATGCTCGGCCGAAGGCCGTGGATGCGGCCCAACGACGCCTGA
- a CDS encoding DUF6292 family protein produces MGVKHVEPYTEEWRDQPCHYVGLVVGALGDQVESWWQGPCDPRTVTIRLTGGDALVWDEESGWRRGRYASGDPATPTVLTDDRYLGGGLLPSPERVPSAIADARAGVGNSTAWRPCYRSYRHYRDGFDLALDGYVAYAGA; encoded by the coding sequence GTGGGTGTCAAACATGTTGAGCCGTATACCGAGGAGTGGCGGGACCAGCCGTGCCACTACGTCGGCCTCGTCGTCGGGGCGCTGGGTGACCAGGTCGAGAGCTGGTGGCAGGGCCCCTGCGACCCGCGCACCGTCACCATCCGCCTGACCGGCGGTGACGCGCTCGTCTGGGACGAGGAGAGCGGCTGGCGCCGTGGCCGCTACGCGAGCGGCGACCCCGCCACCCCCACGGTCCTCACCGACGACCGCTATCTGGGCGGCGGCCTCCTGCCCTCTCCGGAGCGGGTCCCCTCCGCGATCGCCGACGCCCGCGCGGGCGTCGGCAACAGCACGGCGTGGCGGCCCTGCTACCGCTCCTACCGCCACTATCGCGACGGCTTCGATCTGGCGCTCGACGGCTACGTCGCCTACGCCGGCGCCTGA
- a CDS encoding cystathionine gamma-synthase codes for MNHGFETLAIHAGQEPDPYTGAVVPPIYAVSTYKQDGVGGLRAGYEYSRSANPTRRALEEAMAAVEGGSRGLAFASGLAAEDTVLRAICKPGDHVIIPNDAYGGTYRLFAKVHERWGLHYDPVPLGDLTAVLAAVTQKTKMIWVETPTNPLLGIADIAALAQIATECGALLVVDNTFASPYLQQPLALGADIVVHSTTKYVGGHSDVVGGALVARDAGVGEELAYHQNAMGAVAGPFDAWLTLRGLKTLGVRMDRHCENAERVVDLLLAHPRVTSVLYPGLADHPGHEVAAKQMRRFGGMVSFRMAGGEAEAVELCNRTKLFTLGESLGGVESLIEHPGRMTHASVAGSPLEVPGDLVRLSVGIESIDDLLADLTQALG; via the coding sequence ATGAACCATGGATTCGAGACGTTGGCCATCCACGCAGGTCAGGAGCCCGACCCCTACACCGGGGCCGTGGTGCCGCCGATCTACGCGGTGTCCACCTACAAGCAGGACGGCGTGGGCGGGTTGCGCGCCGGATACGAGTACAGCCGGTCGGCCAACCCGACCAGAAGAGCGCTGGAGGAGGCCATGGCCGCCGTCGAGGGCGGCAGCCGCGGCCTGGCCTTCGCCTCCGGCCTGGCGGCCGAGGACACGGTGCTCCGCGCGATCTGCAAGCCGGGTGACCACGTGATCATCCCGAACGACGCCTACGGCGGCACCTACCGTCTGTTCGCGAAGGTCCACGAGCGCTGGGGGCTGCACTACGACCCGGTGCCGCTGGGCGACCTGACGGCGGTGCTGGCCGCCGTGACCCAGAAGACCAAGATGATCTGGGTGGAGACGCCCACCAACCCGCTGCTCGGCATCGCGGACATCGCGGCCCTGGCCCAGATCGCGACCGAGTGCGGCGCGCTGCTGGTGGTGGACAACACCTTCGCCTCCCCGTACCTGCAGCAGCCGCTGGCACTGGGTGCGGACATCGTCGTGCACTCCACCACCAAGTACGTGGGCGGCCACTCCGACGTGGTCGGCGGCGCGCTCGTCGCGCGGGACGCCGGAGTGGGCGAGGAGCTCGCCTACCACCAGAACGCGATGGGCGCGGTGGCCGGGCCGTTCGACGCCTGGCTGACACTGCGCGGCCTCAAGACGCTCGGGGTGCGGATGGACCGCCACTGCGAGAACGCCGAGCGGGTGGTGGACCTGCTGCTCGCCCATCCGCGGGTGACCTCGGTGCTCTATCCGGGCCTGGCCGACCACCCGGGCCACGAGGTGGCGGCCAAGCAGATGAGGCGTTTCGGGGGGATGGTCTCCTTCCGGATGGCCGGAGGGGAGGCCGAGGCCGTCGAGCTGTGCAACAGGACCAAGCTGTTCACCCTGGGCGAGTCGCTCGGCGGCGTGGAGTCGCTGATCGAGCACCCCGGCCGGATGACCCACGCCTCCGTGGCGGGCTCGCCGCTGGAGGTTCCCGGCGACCTGGTACGCCTGTCGGTCGGCATCGAGTCGATCGACGACCTGCTGGCCGACCTCACCCAGGCGCTGGGGTAG
- a CDS encoding cystathionine beta-synthase, with protein sequence MRVHDSLVELMGNTPLVRLHKVTEGISAQVLAKVEYFNPGGSVKDRIAVRMIDAAEQSGELRPGGTIVEPTSGNTGIGLAIVAQQRGYRCLFVVPDKVAQDKISVLRAYGAEVVVCPTAVSPDHPDSYYSVSDRLARETPNAWKPDQYSNPRNTESHYHSTGPEIWDQTEGRITHFVAGVGTGGTISGTGRYLKDVSGGRVRVIGADPEGSVYSGGTGRPYLVEGVGEDIWPANYDTTICDEVIAISDKDSFNMTRRLAREEALLVGGSCGMATVAALRVAERAGPDDVIVVLLPDGGRGYLSKIFNDEWMADYGFLTTSSEEGLVKDVLTQKRSGMPEFVHTHPHESVDTAISIMREYGVSQLPVMKEEPPVMAAEVVGSILERDLLDALYRGRVRPTDPLADHMSQPLPTIGAGEPVSIAVEALEKADAAVVLDDGKPVGLITRQDLLAFLASH encoded by the coding sequence GTGCGCGTACATGACTCGCTCGTCGAGCTGATGGGCAACACCCCTCTCGTCCGACTGCACAAGGTGACGGAGGGAATTTCCGCCCAGGTGCTGGCGAAGGTGGAGTATTTCAACCCCGGAGGGTCGGTGAAGGACCGCATCGCGGTCCGGATGATCGACGCCGCCGAGCAGTCGGGGGAGCTGCGGCCGGGGGGCACGATCGTGGAGCCCACCTCGGGTAACACCGGGATCGGCCTGGCCATCGTGGCCCAGCAGCGGGGATATCGTTGCCTGTTCGTGGTGCCCGACAAGGTGGCCCAGGACAAGATCTCGGTCCTGCGCGCCTACGGTGCCGAGGTCGTGGTCTGCCCGACGGCGGTCTCTCCCGACCACCCCGACTCCTACTACTCGGTCTCCGACCGGCTGGCCAGGGAGACGCCGAACGCCTGGAAGCCGGACCAGTACTCCAACCCGCGCAACACCGAGAGCCACTACCACTCCACGGGCCCGGAGATCTGGGACCAGACCGAGGGCAGGATCACCCACTTCGTGGCGGGCGTGGGCACCGGGGGCACGATCAGCGGCACCGGCCGCTACCTCAAGGACGTCTCCGGCGGCCGGGTCAGGGTCATCGGGGCCGACCCCGAGGGCTCGGTCTACTCCGGCGGCACCGGGCGGCCGTACCTGGTGGAGGGCGTCGGCGAGGACATCTGGCCGGCCAACTACGACACCACGATCTGCGACGAGGTCATCGCGATCTCCGACAAGGACTCCTTCAACATGACCCGCCGCCTGGCCCGCGAGGAGGCGCTGCTGGTGGGCGGCTCCTGCGGCATGGCGACGGTCGCGGCGCTGCGGGTGGCCGAGCGGGCCGGGCCTGACGACGTGATCGTGGTGCTGCTGCCCGACGGCGGCCGGGGCTACCTGTCGAAGATCTTCAACGACGAGTGGATGGCCGACTACGGCTTCCTGACCACCTCCAGCGAGGAGGGCCTGGTCAAGGACGTGCTGACCCAGAAGAGGTCCGGCATGCCGGAGTTCGTGCACACCCACCCGCACGAGTCGGTCGACACGGCCATCTCGATCATGCGCGAGTACGGGGTGTCGCAGCTTCCGGTGATGAAGGAGGAGCCGCCGGTCATGGCCGCCGAGGTGGTCGGCTCGATCCTGGAGCGCGACCTGCTCGACGCCCTCTACCGGGGCCGGGTGCGGCCGACCGACCCGCTGGCCGACCACATGTCGCAGCCGCTGCCGACGATCGGCGCGGGGGAGCCGGTCTCCATCGCCGTCGAGGCGCTGGAGAAGGCCGACGCCGCGGTCGTCCTCGACGACGGCAAGCCCGTCGGCCTGATCACCCGTCAGGACCTGCTGGCCTTTCTCGCCAGCCACTAG
- a CDS encoding outer membrane protein assembly factor BamB family protein, which translates to MIRPLAKPALVLAGALTLGGCSGTEAATPDHPTWHNTEVNAVSRTTTAGGVATTTSMKPDGTLETVALDLATGRRLWAHPSTMAGRLPGMGVPAPAIVETSAGQAVAVTIDPARRGRWKATLVGLDARTGERRWSRPVHSTFGPQRCGAFVCVSENTALASARVVVLDPATGKAMWKIPGIAEAEWSDASRVVFLRLARHPVLEAHDLKTGKVVWRLPVEQPLGSGVDLSGGWAFGATAGNLVGYVAPYTNPKTSKVSAFGLFSVRLADGTVNWMRPSVVRVYPSGSPGFAPVVRPVDQEGRYGGFARLEAGSGRVLGQISAEQVPEQGWWLAFPSRMEKVGFLRHDKPGNVFDLPTGRNADVKDERAWSFCVTDPKPLALKGQNPGFYSVASLCEYRLADGKRVSGSRVPPLWFTGSQNGWRMWRDEKGGLHGIRDGDGTSPGMYG; encoded by the coding sequence GTGATCCGGCCCCTCGCGAAACCGGCCCTGGTGCTCGCCGGAGCTTTGACCCTGGGCGGCTGCTCCGGCACTGAAGCGGCCACCCCTGACCATCCCACCTGGCACAACACCGAGGTGAACGCGGTCAGCCGCACCACCACCGCCGGTGGCGTCGCCACGACGACCTCCATGAAACCCGACGGCACGCTGGAGACGGTGGCCCTCGACCTCGCCACGGGCAGGAGGCTGTGGGCCCATCCCTCGACCATGGCGGGCCGCCTGCCGGGGATGGGGGTGCCCGCCCCCGCGATCGTCGAGACCTCCGCGGGGCAGGCCGTCGCGGTGACGATCGACCCCGCCAGGCGGGGCCGCTGGAAGGCCACGCTCGTCGGCCTGGACGCCAGGACCGGGGAGCGCAGGTGGAGCCGCCCGGTGCACTCCACCTTCGGCCCGCAGCGGTGCGGGGCGTTCGTGTGCGTGTCCGAGAACACCGCGCTGGCGAGCGCCCGCGTCGTCGTCCTCGATCCGGCCACCGGCAAGGCCATGTGGAAGATCCCCGGCATCGCCGAGGCCGAGTGGTCCGACGCCTCGCGCGTGGTGTTCCTCCGCCTGGCCCGGCATCCCGTCCTGGAGGCGCACGACCTGAAGACCGGCAAGGTCGTCTGGCGTCTCCCCGTCGAACAGCCCCTCGGCTCCGGGGTGGACCTGTCGGGAGGCTGGGCCTTCGGCGCGACGGCGGGAAACCTCGTCGGATACGTCGCCCCCTACACCAACCCGAAGACGAGCAAGGTGTCCGCCTTCGGGCTGTTCTCCGTCAGGCTGGCCGACGGCACGGTCAACTGGATGCGCCCGTCGGTGGTCCGCGTCTACCCCAGCGGCAGCCCCGGCTTCGCGCCGGTGGTCCGCCCGGTCGACCAGGAGGGCCGGTACGGCGGGTTCGCCCGGCTGGAGGCCGGCAGCGGCCGGGTGCTCGGCCAGATCTCCGCCGAGCAGGTTCCCGAGCAGGGCTGGTGGCTGGCCTTCCCGTCCCGTATGGAGAAGGTCGGCTTCCTGCGGCACGACAAGCCGGGCAACGTCTTCGACCTGCCCACCGGTCGCAACGCCGACGTCAAGGACGAGCGCGCCTGGTCCTTCTGCGTGACCGATCCCAAGCCGCTCGCGCTCAAGGGCCAGAACCCCGGCTTCTACTCGGTGGCCTCGCTGTGCGAGTACAGGCTGGCCGACGGCAAGCGGGTGTCCGGTTCCCGCGTCCCGCCCCTCTGGTTCACCGGCAGCCAGAACGGCTGGCGGATGTGGCGCGACGAGAAGGGCGGCCTCCACGGGATCAGGGACGGCGACGGCACCTCCCCCGGCATGTACGGCTGA
- a CDS encoding sensor histidine kinase codes for MGETNRLIYWVKRLSEIALIGWLLLLLLIDVVSATSGLNPAILLSPVCGLVGVVAVVRRRRWRVRGFVTLLTVSFLSSLLIGITKGDGSPGAAEIGSLLVLTVGGLRAIEPVRRAALFSLAAMVVLEASATRLNSTGPEPAMAVGFLLFVCWSFAAGIGAYLRFQLERRREAVDTVRRSERLELARELHDLVAHHITGIVVQAQAAKVVAEQKPEAVVPSLEAIANAGADALTSMRRLVSVLRAEDEAARSPGSTLMDMRTMVERFSAAGPQVTFDIGQGIADGTVAPEVMTTLHRVLQESLTNVRRHAPGTGWVEADLKLTDGSDLRAWAESVRARTRNGQDPRGRRTAYASAGPPAGDGVSGGTSATGGAVRLRVRNYGSTADARISRLGGGFGLVGMAERVEALGGRLMAGLTPSGAWEVMAEFPL; via the coding sequence GTGGGAGAGACGAACCGGCTGATCTACTGGGTCAAACGACTCAGCGAGATCGCGTTGATCGGCTGGCTCCTCCTGCTCCTGCTGATCGACGTGGTGTCGGCGACGAGCGGCCTCAACCCGGCGATACTGCTGAGCCCCGTGTGCGGTCTGGTGGGCGTCGTGGCGGTGGTGCGACGCCGTCGCTGGCGGGTCCGCGGATTCGTCACCCTGCTGACGGTCTCGTTCCTGTCCTCCCTGCTCATCGGGATCACCAAGGGCGACGGCAGTCCCGGCGCGGCCGAGATCGGGTCGCTGCTGGTCCTCACCGTCGGCGGGCTGCGCGCGATCGAGCCGGTGCGGCGGGCCGCGCTGTTCTCCCTGGCGGCGATGGTCGTGCTCGAGGCCTCCGCCACTCGCCTGAACTCCACCGGCCCGGAGCCGGCGATGGCCGTCGGCTTCCTGCTCTTCGTCTGCTGGTCCTTCGCCGCCGGTATCGGCGCCTACCTCCGCTTCCAGCTGGAGCGCCGCAGGGAGGCCGTCGACACGGTACGGCGGTCCGAGCGCCTGGAGCTGGCCAGGGAGCTGCACGACCTGGTCGCCCACCACATCACCGGGATCGTGGTGCAGGCTCAGGCCGCCAAGGTCGTCGCCGAGCAGAAGCCCGAGGCCGTGGTCCCCTCCCTGGAGGCGATCGCCAACGCCGGGGCCGACGCGCTGACCTCGATGCGCCGCCTGGTCAGCGTGCTGCGCGCGGAGGACGAGGCCGCCCGCTCACCGGGCAGCACGCTCATGGACATGCGCACGATGGTCGAGCGCTTCTCCGCCGCGGGCCCCCAGGTCACCTTCGACATCGGCCAGGGCATCGCCGACGGCACCGTGGCCCCGGAGGTGATGACCACCCTGCACCGGGTCCTCCAGGAGTCGCTGACCAACGTCCGCAGGCACGCCCCCGGCACCGGCTGGGTCGAGGCGGACCTGAAGCTCACCGACGGCTCCGACCTGCGTGCCTGGGCCGAGAGCGTACGCGCGAGGACGAGAAACGGCCAGGACCCGCGGGGCCGGCGTACCGCCTACGCCTCCGCGGGCCCCCCGGCCGGCGACGGCGTCTCCGGAGGCACCTCGGCCACCGGGGGCGCCGTACGGCTGCGGGTGCGCAACTACGGCTCGACGGCCGACGCCAGGATCTCCCGCCTCGGTGGCGGGTTCGGCCTGGTGGGCATGGCCGAGCGCGTCGAGGCTCTCGGCGGACGTCTCATGGCCGGGCTTACCCCCTCCGGGGCCTGGGAGGTGATGGCGGAGTTTCCGCTCTGA
- a CDS encoding sigma 54-interacting transcriptional regulator, which yields MPQIPEPRTLRELRASGHIHRTVKAEIRENLLTRLRAGEPRFPGIVGFDDTVLPYLERALLAGHDLVLLGERGQGKTRLIRTVTGLLDEWTPVVEGCEINDHPYEPSCVRCRRLAGEAGEELPISWKHRDERYGEKLATPDTSVGDLIGDIDPIKIAEGRTLGDPETVHYGLVPRSNRGVFSVNELPDLAERIQVSLLNVLEERDIQVRGYNLRLPLDILLIASANPEDYTNRGRIITPLKDRFGAEIRTHYPLSIETELVLIRQEAALDQVGADLPDHLIEVIARFTRLVRESTAVDARSGVSARFSIAAAETAAASAVRRAALTGEDHAVARVADLPGIVHTLRGKVEFEVSEEGRETEVLSHLLRRAVAETFRGTIGGTDLNPLLERFSEGVQVESGVAVPAAELLRRIGPVPGLARIMSQLGIGDESPGHAAAALEFAMEGLYLLRRLSKDEVDGTTVYRT from the coding sequence GTGCCTCAAATCCCAGAGCCACGTACTCTGCGCGAGCTTCGCGCGAGCGGCCATATTCACCGTACGGTAAAGGCCGAGATCCGTGAGAATCTCCTGACCCGCCTGCGGGCGGGGGAGCCGCGGTTCCCCGGCATCGTGGGCTTCGACGACACCGTCCTGCCATACCTGGAGCGAGCGCTGCTCGCCGGGCACGACCTGGTCCTGCTCGGTGAGCGGGGTCAGGGCAAGACCCGGCTGATCCGCACCGTGACCGGGCTCCTCGACGAGTGGACCCCCGTCGTCGAGGGCTGTGAGATCAACGACCATCCCTACGAACCCTCGTGCGTCCGCTGCCGCCGCCTGGCCGGCGAGGCGGGCGAGGAGCTGCCGATCTCCTGGAAGCACCGGGACGAGCGGTACGGCGAGAAGCTCGCCACCCCCGACACCTCCGTCGGCGACCTGATCGGCGACATCGACCCGATCAAGATCGCCGAGGGGCGCACGCTCGGCGACCCGGAGACCGTCCACTACGGCCTGGTCCCCAGGAGCAACCGCGGGGTGTTCTCCGTCAACGAGCTGCCCGACCTGGCCGAGCGCATCCAGGTCTCGCTGCTCAACGTGCTGGAGGAGCGCGACATCCAGGTCAGGGGTTACAACCTGCGCCTGCCCCTGGACATCCTGCTGATCGCCAGCGCCAACCCCGAGGACTACACCAACCGCGGCCGGATCATCACCCCGCTGAAGGACCGCTTCGGCGCCGAGATCCGCACCCACTACCCGCTGTCGATCGAGACCGAGCTGGTCCTGATCCGTCAGGAGGCCGCGCTCGACCAGGTGGGCGCCGACCTGCCCGACCACCTGATCGAGGTGATCGCCCGCTTCACCCGGCTGGTCCGCGAGTCCACCGCGGTGGACGCGCGCTCGGGCGTCTCGGCCCGCTTCTCCATCGCCGCCGCCGAGACCGCGGCGGCCTCCGCCGTACGGCGGGCGGCGCTGACCGGCGAGGACCACGCGGTGGCCAGGGTCGCCGACCTGCCGGGAATCGTGCACACGCTGCGCGGCAAGGTGGAGTTCGAGGTCAGCGAGGAGGGCCGGGAGACCGAGGTACTCTCGCACCTGCTGCGCAGGGCGGTGGCCGAGACGTTCCGCGGCACGATCGGCGGCACCGACCTGAACCCGCTGCTGGAGAGGTTCTCCGAGGGCGTCCAGGTCGAGTCGGGGGTGGCGGTCCCCGCGGCCGAGCTGCTGCGCAGGATCGGCCCCGTTCCGGGGCTGGCAAGGATCATGTCCCAGCTCGGCATCGGCGACGAGTCCCCCGGGCACGCCGCCGCCGCGCTGGAATTCGCCATGGAGGGCCTTTACCTCCTGCGCCGGCTGTCCAAGGACGAGGTGGACGGCACGACGGTTTACCGCACCTGA
- a CDS encoding vWA domain-containing protein, protein MSYRYGEYRDGPDPLAPPYDVRSALDRMGDAILSGSNPAHALRDLLKEGLPGARDRRGLEDLLREVRRRRREVRERGRLDGTLERARALLDKAIGQERAELFPDPSDEARLREAELAALPDDTASAIRELGTYQWRSAAAQRTFEELRDLLRREVLDSQFRGMRQSLANPDPAAMERVREMMSDLNDMLDRDSRGEHTQADFEQFMSKYGDMFPESPRNLEELVDTLARRAAATQRLLASLTPAQREELDQLIEQTLRQAGLDEQMRRLGESLYARRPDLAWNTPERLSGDEPMGMSDAVGALDELADLTQLEAALRQDYPGARMDDIDEAAIRRALGRSAVDDLEALKQVERELEQQGYLLRRRGKLELTPKAVRRLGETALRRVFASLESGRRGDHDQVDAGSAGELTGSSRPWRFGDEQPIDVVRTVINGVRRAGIGGAVTLSVDDFEVAETERRTAAAVCLLVDLSYSMALRGTWAAAKQTAMALQALVASKFPQDSVQIIGFSNYARVLQPDELAGLEWDMVQGTNLHHALLIAGRHLDRHPDFEPVVLVVTDGEPTAHLRRNGSAAFEWPPTQETLELTLAEVDKMTRRRATLNVFMLADDERLKEFVNEVGRRNGGRVFSPGADRLGEYVVSDFLRARRTR, encoded by the coding sequence ATGAGCTATCGCTATGGCGAATACCGGGACGGGCCCGACCCGCTCGCCCCGCCGTACGACGTCCGTTCGGCGCTGGACCGGATGGGCGACGCGATCCTGTCCGGCTCCAATCCCGCGCACGCCCTGCGCGACCTGCTCAAGGAGGGCCTGCCGGGCGCGCGGGACCGTCGTGGCCTTGAGGATCTTCTCCGCGAGGTGCGGCGGCGCCGCCGCGAGGTGCGCGAGCGCGGCCGTCTCGACGGCACGCTGGAGCGGGCCAGGGCGCTGCTGGACAAGGCGATCGGCCAGGAGCGGGCCGAGCTGTTCCCCGACCCCTCAGACGAGGCCAGGCTGCGCGAGGCGGAGCTGGCCGCCCTCCCCGACGACACCGCGAGCGCCATCCGGGAGCTGGGCACCTATCAGTGGCGCTCGGCCGCCGCCCAGCGGACCTTCGAGGAGCTGCGCGACCTGCTGCGCAGGGAGGTGCTCGACAGCCAGTTCCGCGGCATGCGGCAGTCTCTGGCCAACCCCGACCCGGCCGCCATGGAGCGGGTCAGGGAGATGATGTCCGATCTGAACGACATGCTCGACCGGGATTCCCGGGGTGAGCACACCCAGGCCGACTTCGAGCAGTTCATGTCGAAATATGGGGACATGTTCCCGGAGTCGCCGCGGAACCTGGAGGAGCTGGTCGACACCCTGGCCCGGCGGGCCGCGGCCACCCAGCGCCTGCTGGCCTCCCTGACCCCGGCCCAGCGTGAGGAGCTCGACCAGCTGATCGAGCAGACCCTCCGGCAGGCCGGGCTGGACGAGCAGATGCGCCGCCTGGGCGAGTCCCTCTACGCCCGCCGCCCCGACCTGGCCTGGAACACCCCGGAGCGACTGAGCGGCGATGAGCCGATGGGGATGTCCGACGCCGTGGGCGCCCTGGACGAGCTCGCCGACCTGACCCAGCTGGAGGCCGCGCTCCGCCAGGACTACCCCGGCGCCCGGATGGACGACATCGACGAGGCGGCGATCCGGCGCGCCCTGGGCCGGTCGGCCGTCGACGACCTGGAGGCGCTCAAGCAGGTCGAGCGCGAGCTGGAACAGCAGGGCTACCTCCTCCGCCGGCGCGGCAAGCTGGAGCTCACCCCCAAGGCCGTACGGCGCCTGGGGGAGACCGCGCTGCGCCGCGTCTTCGCCTCCCTGGAGAGCGGGCGCCGCGGCGACCACGACCAGGTGGACGCGGGCTCGGCCGGTGAGCTCACCGGCTCCTCACGGCCCTGGCGGTTCGGCGACGAGCAGCCGATCGACGTGGTCCGTACGGTGATCAACGGGGTCCGGCGCGCCGGGATCGGCGGCGCGGTGACCCTGTCCGTCGACGACTTCGAGGTGGCCGAGACCGAGCGGCGCACGGCGGCCGCGGTGTGCCTGCTGGTCGACCTCTCCTACTCGATGGCGCTGCGCGGCACCTGGGCCGCCGCCAAGCAGACGGCGATGGCGCTGCAGGCTCTGGTGGCCTCGAAGTTCCCCCAGGACTCGGTGCAGATCATCGGCTTCTCCAACTACGCCCGGGTGCTGCAGCCCGACGAGCTGGCGGGCCTGGAGTGGGACATGGTCCAGGGGACGAACCTGCACCACGCCCTGCTGATCGCCGGACGCCACCTGGACCGCCACCCCGACTTCGAGCCGGTCGTGCTCGTGGTCACCGACGGTGAGCCCACCGCCCACCTGCGGCGCAACGGCTCGGCGGCCTTCGAGTGGCCGCCGACCCAGGAGACGCTGGAACTGACCCTCGCCGAGGTCGACAAGATGACCCGGCGCAGGGCGACGCTCAACGTCTTCATGCTGGCCGACGATGAGCGCCTGAAGGAGTTCGTGAACGAGGTCGGGCGGCGCAACGGCGGCCGGGTCTTCTCTCCCGGCGCCGACCGCCTGGGAGAGTACGTCGTGAGCGACTTCCTGCGGGCCCGCCGCACCCGCTGA